tataattaattatcctCTCACTTTGTTATTAgtgaatttaatattttttgaaatggtgaaattaatttaatatttattatttctatACTCATGAATATGCTACAAGATGCTTTcacacaaagattaagaaaatgtGGGATCAATTAAATTGTTTAGATTTCATAAAACtagaatagaaaatattttttatggatggaaattaaaaaaattggtgaaaatatttttatcaaagAAAAGTATTACAAAGTAGAAGGGacgaatcaaaataaaaattaagtcatTCTCATGAGACAAATTAAGAAAGTATAAGAATTTATTAGAATCGGATGAGATTAAATctgtttttcttattattttattacttttatttatatatgttggCTATGATATTTACGGGTCGATTTATagtaaaataattttgtgtttagtttatttttatgtaaaatcaCATTTAAGTTGGGTAGTATGTTAAACCcctaatattttcaaaatatgttAATATAACATGTagcttgtattattattattatttgtttttgaaaaataGGTAGCCTGTATCTAGTATTAAAACATTAGAGGAAATTCTAGTCACATTTCTTATTTGTTATCACTTCCATTAAATTCATAATATAATTGGTTTTACAAAATGGATGTTAACTGATGATTTAATGCATTAGctacatagttttttttttttttttttttttcatttatgctGTTCAATAGTCTATTCACTATTCAATTGCTCATTTGTTGTTCTTTGGATCATAAACCACATAATCTCAATTGATCTATCAATTTAGCATCATAAATTTCcaagaaataataattttatctttGTCAATTGATCCATAAACAAACATAGAATTGAACTATAATTtgaccatagtgtaaaaacaagccTGCAATACTTCTTGAATTTCGCATTGTAAAGGTATAAAAAAATTGCGTTGGAGTCGTAACAGGGATAACCCATGCTTTCGACCGACATTCAGACTttatgataaccgcatcactctcGTAAGTGATTACCGCATCCATTAGTCCAAAAGTACAATTGCAACTTTTTAACGCATTTTCGCACTATAAAATCACGTTAATTCAAACTTATCTAAAATTaaaccaaatcaaaccaaaccaaCTTCTTAAGCAATCAATAATGTATGTGAACCAAATTAACACAAATCTTAAATAGGTGCAATTCTCAAACTGGCCATACTATGGCCACCTATACTCCACATGGGATATTGGGATATCATCCATCAAGTTAATTGTAGACCAACACCTAGCCATAATTGGATTATCAACATGATAAGTTAATTAGTGGTGGGTCTTAAGAATGCGTAATTAAATAATAGGAGTATTAGTAGTAGGATTTGATAGTCTATCCTACAAGTATTAGAAAAGGAGGGGTTAAGTACACAATAATGACCTTTAAAAAATCCCAAAAGCCATAACAACATTGACACATGTCCAATgtgtttcttggtttgcaaaagaaaaagattatCCAGTACACTCCATCTTTTTAATCCAACGGCTCAGATTTCACGCTTTAATATTACATTTAACAAGTCATCGTCCCACGTGACAGCTGCGCTGTTTCATGtttctttgtttgttgtttCTTCCACTCAGTTTCGTGTCCTTACGCCCAGTACACAGTTCATTTTCCGCATCACAATCCCAATCTCTCTCATTTCTTATTTTGGATCAAAACTACCAaacattttaaatatatatttcatCCATTCTAAAATACTCAGTATATaagatttattattactatttatcttttaagcttatattatatattgtagTTAGGGTGTTAGATAAATATAGTCATATAGAATCttatttaaatcgtctaatcaaatacttttataatattaaatttttataatttttagctaAGCTTATCTtaagatataaataataaaaattatgcattatattgtgtaaaaagtaaagtataataattataatgaaatggaaaaagtataatgaaaactaatatatattGTATTTTACTTTTCATGATTCATGAGTTAGGTGTGAAAAGGCTATCACCAAATCACCATTTTACACAATTTTGAGTATAAAATAGTAGCAAAATCTTATGAAATCAAACTCAAAGAGTGTgcttttgttatttatatttaattgttattgttataattactTTACAAACATTTATTATATAGTTgttgaaaatattatataaaataaggaATGACATAAATATAGGTATAaaatgaaagtaaaaaaaataaatttagaaatGAGATTAAATGAAAGAATATTGTTAGCTTTGTGAATAATCTGCATTCATATAGAACTTAAAATGTATATTTAACAAATATGAAACCACTATTAAAAATTACTagcaaaaaccaaaaaaaaaatctgaagaTTAAACTCTTTATTTAATGTAAGCTTAAAGTTTCCTAGtactataatttatttaaacaaCTAATTATTTCAGAATAGAATAAAAATAgcgataaaaaatatattttcttaattgataattttaaCTCTCCTCGACTCATAGTTCATATGGTACAAAGGTCAAAGAATGCATAACTGATAACACCATCTTCAATATATTAGTACCTTAATTTCCaaattacttattttattcCACTAATGTACAATTTGCTTTATTTgaacttattttaaatttgttaatcaatcaaaaaataaatttctttgtaAATTATCACTTTTATTAGGGCATCATAAACATTTTACCTAAATGAGAAATTTATAAGcaaagagaaaatgaaaaaaaatacttcattGCTTAGCAAGAAAATGTTTAGTGGTCCATTCTTCTTATATAGAAATAGAATGTCCACATCCATGGGACTATAATATTCATTTTATAGTTTAGATAATTATCATTTTAtgctaaatttaatattattcgTCCATTAGTGATCAGTTCATACTATAATGGTTCAATCCACGCcatatttttaaattactatGATTAGGTTTTTTAATTAACTGCTAAAAAATCTAATTAAACATTTTAATTAGActaaaaaatgaagaatgaagaatcaaACTGAGACTACGTTCAAAAATATCCCTTGAAATTTCCGACATCTTactatatttaatttctttttataattaCACCATAATGAATCcataaaaataaactcaaattAATTGATCTAAATTATCTAGTTCTAGTCGCCGGAGGTACCAAAAACCGGCCATTATCAGCGGCAACAACAAATCCAACAAACCGACATTTGACAGCGAACTTTGAAACTTCCGGCGAAGAAACGACGGAATTTGCCGGTAGATAATTTGTAGTTCGTCGGTATGGACCAAGCCATTTCATCTGCATATAACGATTTCTTCTCCATGGCGGTAAAGTTAAGCTGTTAATCTTCATCGATCTCCGAGCTTCATCGCCAAATAACCGTAAGATTTTCTTCAGATCCTCAACTTTTCCAACAAAAATTTTTGGTAATGAATCTCTCAAAATTCTATAATTCTCCGTTTCTCTCGCGATCTCAAACTCATCGGAGAAATCCGCTTCGATTACATACCTTTCCGACGTATTCGGCCTGAGAACATcaataaattcataatttccGGCTGTTAGGGTTCCTCCAGCTGAGGCGTCCCATTTTGTTTTACAAATTCCAGCGTTGTACCCGATTTGACGAAGATACGCCATTAAATTCCGATTAAACATGGACTTATTTTTACTCTTGAAAATGGAAAATATCGCAATCGCCTTTGTCACATTTGAAAGAAGCTGGTTGCGAAAAAGATCAGCATTGTTCCAAATAATCGGTTTGATAACATCGTGAATCATGGCGGTAGGATCAGACCGGAGGAAATCCTCCGAGTCAGAATCGGACGAGTCATGAGTTTCAATGGGttcaaaattagtattattggtTAAATTAGTGTTATTAGAAGGGGAGTTGTTTTCTAGAAAGTTCTGAACAAGGTGAGAAAGACAAGGAGAATTGCAAGAAGAAGAAGCCATAGATGGAGATGAATAAGACGAAGAAACGACGTCGGTTTCAGCGTCGTGCTCGCTACCGCTAGTGGTACTAGTAGTGCTAGAAATGGAACTGAAAATTCTAGCACGAACTTTCTCATTGAAAGGTTCAGTGACTCGGTTATTGCATCTTCTCACATTAACAgccatttttttgggtttttttttttttaaatgagagTAGTCGTACAAAAATGGATTTGATTTGGGTTGCTCCAATTTGGAAGAGAGGGAAATATAAAGGGGGAAGAAGTGGGGTTGGAATACAAGTTAGTAAGAATTTTAAGGGGGAATATTCTGAATAAAATAAGGGTGACTCTTGGGATAAAACAAAGGAGAGAAGGGTTTATCCGGTTTTTTGTGGGGGTTTTTTCTATTTGGTATTGAAATATTATTTAGGTGGGATGATATCCTTTAATAGGTAGGGtgtattttttagtttttggaaATTCcacttaaaacttttttttagtctatatgataattttgaattttccaTTTTTCATATAGAATACAAATGGTTaagttttttgttaaataattaagtatttatttcaaatttcgaaaaatatgcaaataaagATGATCATGATGTCTGTTTTTAAGATAAAAATTTGCCATgataaataataacataaatttaacaaaaacttTAATAATTTGCCTATTaagtgaaaaaattaattaaaaacttaGAGTCGCCACACGAACTTAAAGAAACATTTGTATATtacgtgaaaaagtaaaaaacttAGAGTTATCATATAAAATatctcttaatttataagttgaaGTTTACTTTTACGGTCCGTTTAATTGttgttattaaaaataataataaagatttaaTATAAGGGTTATGTTATTCATAAACGTTAGCAAATTCTATTTCTTATCAATAATTTTAGCTTTTCAAGAGAATCTAGTATAGAAATTGAAAACACTTAATACTTTTTGTAGTTATTTAATTCCAAAGAAAGaactaataattaaatagtaatatATAATTAAGAATCTTatgttttcaaaacaaaaacaataataagttacataagaatgtacaagatattttcttatatacAACGAGggttgtatatatcatttttcaatttttattatagGATGGGATGAGTGATAACCGAACCCAAACCCTTTTTGAAAAATAGTACTTGCTCTCGAGCCGAGAAAAAAACCTGATTCTTAACTTTCCTTTTAAGTTCAACTTTATTTTGTCAAGTTTTTCCTTTTATAGAATTGTTTTCaccactttttttaattttcatctacCAATTTTAATCGCTcgtttaatttcattcataaaatttataaaatgattttcttattaaagtatcaattcaactaaaaatttaagttgatcaTTAATGCCTAGAATTGCTATATATGTACTCTTACATGCCCGCTCACACAAAAGCTTTTtgggttagaaatgtaaatgtCGAGAAACATTCCAATTTAATTCTAAGAGTGGTTCATGGCTGAGATTAGATTCGATGACATTTTTGTTATATTGACTTCTAATACcatatcaaataattaatttaattaaaaatttaaattgataattctaatatgtatttttaaaatttatgtgtCAAACTTCTATGTTAAAACTTTTAAAACAACTTAGGAAGTTATTTGGCAACGCAAGTTTGTTGGAGCATTACATGTATTCTACTCTCAAGTTCAAACAAGTCCCTTACAAATACACAATGATTTTTCTCATTTGTATATCTAACATAACATCATATTGGCATATTCTGTTGCCATATTCCTACTACAATTTTTATTCCACAAATTCAAACCCTAGTTGACAATAAAAAAGTTTCCTAAATTTATACCATGTTTATTACACcttctattttattttgttcttcccatttactttttgtatggtttttaaatgcaaattttaatatttaatatctctaaatatacataataaaaagtatatattaagacgaatctaacgagatctcacatggatatagtttatcttctaaatatgtgtcaaaaatattaattaaatttttctctcctcAAAATAGAGTATTCCAAAAAAACATTAGAGAACGGGGACAGTAATTATTTGTACACTCtagcaataaaaataaattgaatgcaCTTGAATTCCACGTGCCAACCCATTGCTTTAGCGTTCAAAACACATTCCCCACATCTTCTTTCTGTCGCATATGCCTTTAGTCTTCAGGTCTCTTAAATCCTGGgggctctattttttttttaaggttttttttaataaatgactGTTAGCTATAGTTATTAACTCATTTAATCAATTAAATGTATTGAATATATCAAATTTCTTGGttacataaaaaatatagtttttaaaattatatcatattaagaaaaatgatatatacagtTTTAAAGGTTGTgtataagaaagaaaaatgatataTAAAGTCCTAAGAGTTGTATATAAGAAagaattttgtatatttttatgtaaatcattatcatttttattttgaaaacataaactataattatattttattattttataattaattcttTCTTGGGACTTTAAAATagctataaaaaatattaattattctcaattttctatactaaattctttaaaaacctaaaattattgatgataaatatgaatttactaatttttatatacAATTATAAGTATTGTAAGTATCATAaccttttatgaaaataaagtaTTATTCATCACACATTCATCCACCTCGCAACGGCTACACTACAATTATAAAATCATGTCACCAtcatatagaaaattttagtgtTTACGAATATCCCTTAAAAATTGTATTATGAGACTAATTGATGTCAAATGTTATTTTGTTTCCAATTATAACAGagaatataaaaacaaatttaatgttCCCCATCTATATGAATTAAGTGCATTTATACCTAAATAGGTATTTTCATTGGGTATTTAATTATGGATTACATGTTTTGTAACTATTCTAATTTCTCGTTGTTGTACGAGGAGGTCTCATCGTGAGATGCACCACATATATGAATTTTAGAGcccaactaaaataaattataaatttatatatacttaCTCCTATTATTTTGAGACCGTCCTACCGAAAGAAAGTAACATagcaacctatttttcctttttctttttcaattaacaataataaaatactatactctataaaatactatactcaaTTAACaatcaatcacttttcttaattcccgtgcccatgcaaattTAGCGACTAAAACGGAACGAAAAAAGTATAAAGAAGCCAAGCCCTAGctcaataattgaaaaaaaaaattgtatgccAACTCTATAATTTTACCACttaatttttagtaatattaatttctagataaaataaaatttgacacCACACTATTCTAAAAACTACTCAATTACTCATACAATCGAAAGATATTTGCAATTAAAATGTTCATCGAAAAGATTGTATTTATAGGTATCCTAAGTATATATTACCTCCatttcaatttacttgcaacatttactttttaatgcaatttaatgtactaattcaatcctcaatatctcaaattatatataataaaaaattataaaaatagaatattaataatctttacagagacgaatcaaacaaaattccacttgacatattttaacttatagattaaacaataataataaactaaggttgatgaataaatagtgcaATATTCCGAATGTTACGAGTAATTCGAAATGAAGGAAGTATTAAAACTGAGTAATTAcactataattaattttaagaagatatatttatataaataaataaataagttcaAATCATATTTATCTTTTTCCATTAAGGGTAAtaataaaaactcaaatttaTAGTTGGGGAACATGAATTGTCGATTGGTTATCCTCCCAAGACCCATGAGTAAGCAATTGATAGGTCATAGGGTGGAAAGGAGTTGTCCACCGATTACCAAACGGCATAACTCAATTGCAAGAGAATAAAACTCACAATTGTCAGTCTAAAACCCATGATCTTTAACTTGAGAGACGTGAGAagacatttcaactaattctaGACATCAAATACATGGTCATGGAGTGGTCCACTCACCCCTACATCTTTCAAAGAGTGACTCcttttttcttgaaaaaaaaattatattagtaattaatattttgttcgTCCGCAGttaataatctcattttaagattattttctaataattta
The sequence above is drawn from the Amaranthus tricolor cultivar Red isolate AtriRed21 chromosome 5, ASM2621246v1, whole genome shotgun sequence genome and encodes:
- the LOC130813024 gene encoding uncharacterized protein LOC130813024, whose protein sequence is MAVNVRRCNNRVTEPFNEKVRARIFSSISSTTSTTSGSEHDAETDVVSSSYSSPSMASSSCNSPCLSHLVQNFLENNSPSNNTNLTNNTNFEPIETHDSSDSDSEDFLRSDPTAMIHDVIKPIIWNNADLFRNQLLSNVTKAIAIFSIFKSKNKSMFNRNLMAYLRQIGYNAGICKTKWDASAGGTLTAGNYEFIDVLRPNTSERYVIEADFSDEFEIARETENYRILRDSLPKIFVGKVEDLKKILRLFGDEARRSMKINSLTLPPWRRNRYMQMKWLGPYRRTTNYLPANSVVSSPEVSKFAVKCRFVGFVVAADNGRFLVPPATRTR